The genomic interval TGCCTTCTGTCCCTGCACAGCTGTGAAAGGAGATGTCatgacttccttctttcttgctgaCTACGACGTAGCCATTATGTCTACAGATTAGTCCTATCAGAAGTTGAACTGTGAGTGAGTGTAAGGGGGAGTGGGAGGGCTTCCTGTGGGTCCATGGCCTCTGAGGTCATCGTCTTTCTGCTAAAAGTCAGTGATACCGCCATGGCCTTGCCGTTGTGGGGTCCCAGGCATGGTAAGAAGGAGGGCCACAGATAGGAGGAGGGTCAGGTTAACATGGAGTGAGTTTTGAAGGGTGACATTATATCAAGTATTTGAGTCCTGGAggcaaagaaacaaagcaaaccaaaaaaaacctcaCACACAGAGAGGAGGGATTCCAAAGTCATTAGAGAGGACCTGGGAAGGAGCACAGGACAGAGTGAGGCAGGACAAGGAGGGGGCACCATAGCCCTTAAGGCAAGAGGGGACCTCACTGCGCATGCTCCTGGGACTCCCGACTCAGTGCGCATGCTCACTGAGCGTCTTCCCATAGGCCCCTTTGCCCATTTGGTGAAGACCGCGTAAGACTGCAGCTCCGGTCCCTGAGGTGTGGATTCTTTCTCTCTTACTGCGACGCAGCTGGTAGGTCCACAAACTGATCCAACTGAGAGTTGAAGTGTGAGTGAGAGTGAGGAGGAGCCAGCAGGCTTCGGGAGGAGGGTCGAGCAGAGTGGTTGGTGACTCCGAATGAGAAGGGCCTCAAAGTCGTCGTCCTTCTGTTGCGGCGCCATGGCCATGGGCTTGTGTTGTCTTGTCTGGGCCGTAACTAAGGAGGAAGGAGGGCCGAGGAGTGGAGGGGTTCAGGTGAAGCTGGGGTGCTGTTGGGGTGCTGCTGGAGGTATCTGAATCCCGGAAGCTCCTGGAACCGTCACAGAAGATTCTAGACTTCTCAGAGGTGACCGGGGAGGGTGAGTGGTATGGAACGGACCTGGAGACGGGTAATGCTGGGGCTAGTGACTGCAGCCCCGAGGTCTGTAGAGTGCCTGGCGTAGGTATGCTGTGTGGCAGCTTGTCAACTCCGCTGTGGAGATTCTAGTGGGTGGGACTCTGAGTTCctgaaaatgtgatttttgtGGGGAAGTAGGCCTAGAAAATGAGTGTGTGACAAAATTCGTGGTcactgcaggttttttttttttttttttgagacggagtctcgctctgtggccaggctggagtgcagtggcgcgatctcggctcactgcaacctccgcctcccgggttcaagcaattctcctgcctcagcctccccagtggctgggattacagtcacacgccCGGTCACTGCAGTTTTAATTGTCTAACTCTGATTTCCTACTTGTTTCCCTGAGGAAGTGTCCAGTTGTGAAACCAACCTCGTGGGAAACACCCTGTGTCTTTTGCCAGGAGCCTTAAGACGTTACTCATCTAGCTGGACCAACTTCAGTGACTTTGCACGCATTGGATTTGAAAGTCACACACACTTGGACTTTCAGagtgtttctaaatttttttaaaaaatgaccaggTTAACATTTGACCATGAAATTTGTCAAATACAGTTGTCCTGTCATGTGCATTTTCCCATTGACACTGTTCTGCTTGCAGAGTGAAATATGTGTTGGTGAGGAAGATCAACATATAGGCCTATACTCAGAAGAAGTCCACAGCCTCCTGATCTCACTGTACCTCTACTTGTGAATGTCTTAACCTTTGGTGTTTTTCTTAGCAGGAAGTGATTTTTCTGATCTGTTGTTAGATTAGTACAGATACACTGATAATGGTCTTTCATGCTGATAAAAAATGATCATGGCATCTCATGAAGGAAAGACTAGTCCAGAGGATTATATTTGAGTTTTGTGTGGATGGATGATCTTGTGTTCCCAGATTTTGTCCATAACTTCTTCCTCATGCTTATTCATAACAGGTTACACACATTCATCCCAACATAGATTAAAACAGCTTCCAAAGTCCTTGAGGATAACTGCCTTGGTGTAACCTCTCTGAGGAAAGAATAACATTATGAAGAACAAGTATATGGGGTAGTGTTGGAGAAATGTCTGTAGATGTACTTACAATAAGCAATATCTATGTattctgtatatttatattattgacATGTTTTAGTAACAAAACTTTTTTAtcagcacacacagagacaccaaATCCCAGAAGCCCAGTAATGGAGACCCCCAAGAAGAGGAACCACCAACGGAAAGTTGGGATCCTACGCCTGATCAGGAGAGATAAAACGATCAGGATTTCCCTTCCCAAGGTGCtgtgaagggaaagaaagaatgtcTATGGGGCAGGAGACGGTGGATGTGTGCCTCATGCCTTATGCCATGAGCAGTAACAGGAGGAAATAAAACATTAGGAAAAGATAGCAAACATTTGCTCAAAGTTGGCTGGAAAGGGGAGATTATAGTTTGCAGCTTCATGCAGTTTCTGGATATAatgaatcttctctttttcttcaaggTGGATTTTGTATGCTTGAAAatagagttcttttttttattgcattttaggtttcagggtacatgtgcagaacatgcaagatagttatcgcttaaaatcatttaaaatggtGTATAAGAATGTACATTATTTCACTAGTTTAATTTGATCTCCTTGGAATGTCACCGTATGATCTTCTCAGCCATAGTATCCACAGTGTTGTGAGTACCCTTTAATAGCCCGTGGAGTGCCAAGTCACCCAACTTTGTAACACTGTGAATGTGTCCCATTTGCAAAGGGATGTTAgcctaattttataaataagaaaatggggGCTCAGAGATTGAGGCTTACACAGAACACTTGACTCATGGAGAAGGAATTCATATTTTGTTGAAAGGTTTCTTCTGTTCTTCCTACAATCCATGCTGTAATAATTGAAAGTGAGTGGTTTGCTTAAGATGCATAATACTTTATTGTGTCTGTGCTGTCAGTACTTCAGTATTGGCTTAGGGCAAAACAGTTCAGTGAAGCAGGATAGTATGAGtaaagtacactgacacacagatattatgctttgccAGTTCAGCTGAGGGCCCCTGGCCGCCTACAGGCACCCTGGAGTGTGCTGTAAAGAGATAGCAGCCACCGGTCCCTACCAGGGAGAGAGACTTGCATTTAGTcagtaaagtttaattgacaaagacTTGAGTCAACACCAATCTCTTGAGTGAAGAGATTAAAGGACAGATTTGGACGCACAAACCAAACACCATCAGAGGGTAAAATCCCTGGTTGACCTCTCCTGAGAGGGCCATCCGGCTCgaaggttagttttaagaccacatggGCAAACAAGTTAGTTAACTCCCGCACATACCCTAGCTATTTGCTTTACTTATTAACCAACTGTGAAGGggatttaggctgccttcagccaagaagTATAGAAAAAacccttaggccttccaaaagggAATGAGACTATGTTCTattactttctctaatatttttttccataattcCCACAATAGTAACTCTAGAAAAGAGCTCAATGAATGACAGCCACTGTTTCCTTTGATCCGTCCTTTGACAGTATGTTTGATAAAAGTTGGATAATTCAAGACACTGGCATACAAGGACTTATATTAGCATGATTTTCAAGGGGGTTCCCACAGTtgtttaaatacttttatatttagaagataaGATCATCCTGAACCGGAAAATGTATCCTCAACAGATAGCATTTTCAAGCTAAACATTGACAGAATTTGGGCCATCGATCATTTTAGCAATTCACCGTTAAGATGTTTCCCGATAGGACTGTCAACAATGCCCATGAATTTCTTTGCACTCAAGTTTCCGTACTCTCACTGCAAGACAGTGGTTTTGCTTGTATTTCTGGTACATTTTTGTGAATGAGATTCATTTATATAGACTTACATATATGGTTCTTGGACCTAAGCATAGCATAAAGTTAATTATTAAGTATCCAAATAATTCCAGGTTACCTCAACAATGGATGGGTCTCACAAGTGTAAGATttgtctaggcacaccaataCATTGATCTAATTCTTTGGAAAATTACATCTCATTTACGACTAAAATGGTATTCACGTGGCTGACTTTCAGATTTCATAGTTGATACACGCTGTTCATAATACACAATGGTAAAGTACGGGAAATTTAGGTGTAGCGTGATTTACATTTagattgttatttaaaataaggcATTAGACCAGGAGCGGTTGCTCATGAATGTAATCCaaaaattttgggaggctgagtggggcaaatcccttgatcccaggagtccagcaacagcctggacaacactgaGAAGTCCTGTCTTGAATCAACCAACCAACcgaccaaccaaccaaacaaacataCATTAGCCTTGGCAGTGGGGGACACCTGTAGGCTCAGCTACCTGGGACGCTGAGACAGGAGGTTCTGTTTAGCCTGAGACGTTGGGCTCACAGTGGGccttgattgtgccacagcactccagcctggatgacagtgagtcCCTGActgaaaaaacaattaaaataaaatcaggtattataaaacagaaagaaaaaggtgtAACAGCTTTGCACGACATTCATTACAATGCTAACCGAcagagttattttttcttttcatttttttcttgttgtgaaACAGAATCTCATCTGTCAGCCAGCCTAGATtgctatggcatgatcttggctcactgcaacctccacctcttgggttcaagtgaccttggcctcccaaagtgacgagattacaggcatgagccgccatgcccagcctatgcTTTGTTTCATAatgctatggaaaacaatattatCATTTCCTTATTTGTATTTCATGTTGGACTGCTTAAATCGATAACCTTTGTGTTTTGAAGTGCGTGAAATGGAAGGTGATCTGCAAGGGCTGTGGCAGTCAAACACCTGGGATGAATCTGAGGTTTGGTCCTGGCATCAAGTTGAAGATTCTATCAAAAGCAGAACCCTGTGAAATGCCAGACACAGGTATGTTATTCATCAAGATGCAAGGTTATGTGCtttctcatttacaaaatattATACTTTTGATAATAGAGGCATAACATTgctgtcattttaaaaacacacttcgAATGCAAACTTACTTTGAAACGTCTTTCAGACCCAAAGGCCAGATTGCAAGACTTAAACACTGTCAGATACAGAAACAAACTGGGTCAAAGCCATATTCAATCATCAAATGTGACTACATTTTCTTAGTTTGTGTATAACCAACAGCTAATAATTTTCAGATACTTTTCTAATTTCTGCTTTTAACAAATGCATAACGCATTTGCAATACCAGTTTGTGTGAGATACGCTGAGCCCTGAAGCAGATTCTAACACCAGCTCTAATATAACTTGTGAGACCCTGGATGAATCGTATCAATTCCACACACATCCTTGGTCTTATTGAAAAGAGTGAATGCACATCAGCTAGATTAAAATCCATTTCAGTGCTGATTTCTGCATGCTCTGGTTCTGTTAGACACATGACAAAGATATTCTGATTTTCATGATTTGTTTATCATAACAAGCAACTTCAGTCCAATTCTAGTATGTGACTTGAGATTTCATGGCCCTTAGGGGCCATGGAAAATGAGCGGGCACTCTGCTTGATGTTTGTTTTCCTGTATGGAGCCCTGTACGAGTgatcttgaattttgtcaaattctgAATTCTCAGACTCTTAAAGAATAATTGCACTTTAAAGGCATCCCACAGTGAAGTCTTGAATGACTGAATAAGAAAATGGCAAGAGATCCTCAGGTTTCTGTGGCCAATGAAGTAGACAGAATGCATGTAGGTCAGTGATGCTCAAGGTGGCTGTAAGATGCTTCTGCTAAGCACGCTCCCTGCCCTCCTGTCAGTCTTCATGAGCTACTGCGTGTAACTAGATTGAAGACTCATCCAGTAGAGTCACCTCTAACCACACCATAGGTTACATATTGGAGGTTTCTGCCTTGAGACATTAGATGATAGGGTTTAAAGTTCAACAACAGTAATGTGCGAGTTCCTGAATAGTTGACATAAGTCTGTTTTACACATATTTCCCAAATGGGAGACTGTTAATTAAGATACCTGTTGAAGTTAAAGGAAACACTCTAtgtttaaaggagaaaatacctaAATGTTTTTACGGTACTCTGCTGAACCATTCCATTAGACTATTTACATTAAAAGGCAGTTCTCAGACAATTTCCCAGAGCCTATTGAACAAGCCTCAGTCGTAGTCTTGGGAGATCATAgctttaaatgcaaaataaaatgcacattacatgatcaagaaaataatactacgaaataataatgaaagagcCACAGAGTAAACTTAAGATTATACGAAAGAGGTAGTGAATAAAAGACAGGTATGAATCATTAGTAAAAGGAAAAGTAATTCAaatgtaataaatttaaaagattggTCTTTTGAAAAAGTAGCTATGAATAGAGTATTCAATAGTTCTATATAATcttgaagaaaatggaaaaagcaaaacatggAATATGAAGAAGACAGAGTGATCTAATGAAGGGCATTATTGAAAGTGAATGCAATCTTGAATTCACCAGAGTGTGGATGAAATGGTTGATAAGCTAGGAAGGCGTACatcatttaatatatttctgtAATACCTGATTAAGCATCACAAAGCCTCTGGAAGAAACTGTGAAATTTGCCAGGTGTCCCtcaaaaacatttacttttaGAAACAAATTTTGGCTTTTTCAGATatctcactcttgtttcccattTGCATATCCCTCCATTTGGTCGTGCGTGACACAGTTCACAATGCTATCACATATAGATGACAAAACTGATAGTGATAGCTTACGAGTAATGTGACCATGTATGTAATTATACAAACGGGAATACTTTCACGTGTAAAAAGAAGCATTATTCATGTTGACAGCATGGTAGAAAACTTAGTACAAATGGTGCCCATACCTTAAAAAGTACAGAAGGGTAAACTCTCCCAGATAAATATATTTGCCTTTCTGCACAGTAGAGTAAAACTAAGGCAATACTGGCCCTTCTATTCACTTCATATCTGCAGTTCCTAAGGTGATATTAACCATTTTCTTTGGAGATAGTTTTCAGATTATTTCCAGGAGCCCATTTGGCATCCAGACCATAGTTTCAAgccagaacattaaaaaaaacatttgcaaaatattGTACATGTCTTTGTacgtttccttttttgtttcttaggtttttttgtgtggtgcTGATATTTTGAGTAGAGGTATGCCCGGTGTTTGCTTTCTACTTTAAACCCCTTTTTAGTGGGTTCACCTCACTTAATGTGTTCAGTGGTACCAGCTCTATCACAGAGTAATGTGTTCAATGCAATCCGTGGGGCAGTCC from Callithrix jacchus isolate 240 chromosome X, calJac240_pri, whole genome shotgun sequence carries:
- the LOC144580961 gene encoding X antigen family member 1-like produces the protein METPKKRNHQRKVGILRLIRRDKTIRISLPKCVKWKVICKGCGSQTPGMNLRFGPGIKLKILSKAEPCEMPDTVPDLEADLQELSESETGDEYEDGPVVQGNGMPKSEQFKMPEGGEGKPQD